From Hoeflea sp. 108:
GCCGGGCCTTTTTGCTTCCGAACATGCAGGACAGTCAGGCTGCCTTGCTGTGCGTGCGCATTGACTGATCGAAATAGGCGTCGAAGGCCGCGGCAACCGCACGGACGACGAAGCGGTGCTCGAGGCTGACATGCACCACTCCATCGGCAATCGTCGCCACCCGGTCCTCGGCCAGCTCCTTCAGCCTGCCATTGCCGGCAAGCAACTCCGAAGGGTCGACGCCATGCGTACGGCAGATCGCACCGACATTGGCCCTGAAATCGCACATCAGTCGCTCAATGATCTCGGCCCGCAACGCGTCTTCGCCGGTCAAGCGATATCCCTTTGCGGTAGCCAGCTGTCCTGAAACGATGTGTTGGGCATAGAGGCCAGGTGCCACCTCGTTCTGCACGTAGCCGTCCTTCATGCGGCCGATCGCGGACGCACCGAAGCCGATCAGCGTTTCGCAGTTGTCGGTCGTATAGCCCTGGAAGTTGCGACGGAGCCTTCCGGCTCCCTGCACCTTGACGAGGTCGTCGTCGGGCAAGGCGAAATGGTCCAGGCCTATCTGCCGGTAGCCGGCGGCGGCCAGCGTCGCGGCGATCGCCTCAGACTGTGCGTTGCGGGCAGCACTGTCGGGCAAGGCGGCCTCGTCTATCATGCGTTGGTGCTTCTTGAATGAGGGTATGTGGGCATAGCCGAACACCGCAAAGCGGTCGGGGAGCATAGCGATGGCTGCCTTGGCCGTGTCGATGCAGGACTGCACGGTCTGGTGCGGCAGACCATAGATCAGGTCGAAATTGATGCTGCCGACGCCTGATCGGCGCAGGTTGTCGGTCGCATCAGCCGTCTGCCTCTGCGTCTGGATGCGATTGATTGCTTTCTGCACTACCGGATCGAAACTCTGGACCCCGAGGCTGGCACGGGTGACGCCCGCTTCTCCCAGAGTTCGGGCCATTTCGGGTGAAAGGCGGCGCGGGTCGATCTCAATGGCAACGCGGGTGCGGTCCGAAAAACCGTAGCAGTCGCGCAGCAGGTCCATAAGCGACAGGAATTCCACCGGCGAGATGATAGTCGGCGTGCCGCCGCCAAAATGCACCTCGCCGGCAGGCAGATGATGGGGAATGCGCCTGGCCACAATTCGAATCTCGTCGCGCAGCACGGTGAGGTAGTCGAGGATCGGGCGATCCTGCCTGGTGATCGTCGTATGGCAGCCGCAATACCAGCACATCGATCGGCAGAACGGAATGTGCAGGTAGAGCGATACCGGGTCATTTGCCGGCAACTGCTCGAGCCAGTCACCATACGAGCCGGACGCGATTGCCGGCGAAAAACGCGGCGCCGTTGGATAGCTCGTGTAGCGGGGCAGGCGCGCCTCGCCATATTTCTCCAGTATGGATTCGGACATCGGATTTTCCAGTTCTGTCGCCATTGTCTGCGATGGTTCTAGCTGCGGCTCTGCCCACCCTCTTTGCGAAATCCCAATCCGATGTGGTGTTCGGGAATTGTTTGCGCTTCGGCAAATTGGCGTCCCTGGCCCCGCATTAGGGTCAGATGCTTGGGGAGGATGGCCGCTCGCCCCGTTTTTTCTGTCGCGGCCCGAAGGAACAACGACATGGCAACTGCCGAAACCGGAACCATCCCTGTCGTCGATGTCAGGACCATTCCCCGGATGGAGCGCCACCCCAGGATTTTCGCTATCGTCGACGCACTGGCCCCCGGCGCGATGTTCGAGCTTGCCAGCGACCACGACCCGCGACCTCTGCACTACCAGCTCGAAATGGCGTTTCCGGAACAACTGACTTGGGAGTATCTGGAACAGGGGCCAGAGGTCTGGCGTGTAGAGATCGGCCGCAAGGACGGTTCCGGCTGCGATTGCTGCTGCGGCAGCGGCCGCTGACGAGAGCATTGCCGGTCGCCTCCACAGCAAGGCGACCGGCCGGCCGCGGGGGGCTGCCATGGACAAAGCCATCCGCTATCTTGCCGAGCAGTTCGAGACAGGACAGCAGGACGCGGGCGCCAGGGGCGCTTCGTGTCCGTCGAGCAGGTCACGATAGATCTTTGCCACGTGAACCATGTCACAGCTCTGTGGTGACACTGGAAGTGCGGCTGCGAGGGCGCCGACGTCCCGCGGCACTCGCGAGTGGCCAACCGGAAGGGCGCAATCAGCCTAGCCAGTCGCATCATTCCAGTGGCCTAACAGGCTCTCTGCCGGTTGTCTCCAGAGCTCGTTTCAGAGACGAGAATGGGTGAGTTGCTGGGCGCCTGGCCGACGGTCGGAAATGGGCGACGCTTGGATGCCCTGTGCGTCTTGCTGCATGACAGCGACGATACCGGAGCTCCCAATGAAGGCGGAAACCCGTGAACAAGTCTCCATCGGCGCGAAAATCCGGCCTTATTCCGTTGCCAGCATGTCGGGATGTGATATATGTCATTATACATGTCGGATTTAGTTTTGAATAATTTTTAGTAGTCGGCTAGTATTATTTGATATCTTTATAATATTAAATTTTTTGATTGTTTGTATTTGCGGATACTTTGCTAGAAAAATACTTAAAGAAAAATTAATTATCCTTTCCGATGCAGCTTGAATGCAGTGCGGAAAGCCATCTACTGCGTTCTCATTTGTATGAGATTCGATTAGGGTCACTATGAGAGCGCAGATATTCGGTATTTTCACCTTGATGCTTTCAGCCAACGTGGGCGAAGCGGCCGACCTGGTCGGGCAGCCGGCCGTTGACTGGAACGGAGCCTATGTCGGTATCTCGGCCGGCTATGGCTGGCTTCGCGATGTCGACCGTCAGTTTACGCCGCCGCTCCGCTCGTCCGGAGACGGCGTCGTGTTTGGCGCCCAAGTCGGCTATCTCCACCAATTCGGCGCCTTCGTCCTCGGAGGCGAAGCCGAATACACGCGGCTCGACATCAATTTCGAAGGCTTCCCCATCGACGTCGAAGGCGCCTTCGCGACAAAGGCGCGCGCCGGCTTCGCGTTTGATCGCCTGCTGCTGACAGGCCATGCTGGCGCCACCTACATCACCACCAACATCGGCCTGGAGGATTGGGGCTGGGTGGCAGGCCTGGGCGCCGACTACCTGCTGAGCGACAACATCGTCGCCGGCGTGAGCTGGGACCACATGCAGTTCAATCGGTTCGACGGAACGCTGATCGACGGCCAGCTCGATCTCGTGAAGACACGGCTGAGTTTCAAGTTCTGAGCATTTTGCAGCCTGACGGCAACGTCCGGCGTCGCACAAATGCGGCCAAGAAGATGGATGGAGCGGCGGGCCCGTCGCTCCAGGAATCGGCCAGGACGCTTCGCCAGAAACCTTCGTACCGAACGAGAGACACGTCGCCGATGAAACCAATACCCAAGGCTGCACTTTCCGGGAGCCTGAAGGACTATCGCGCGCTGAAGAACAGCGGCCTCATGGCGCGCGCAGAGAACTTTTTCAGCTGGCAGGATCTCCGACGTCAGCATGGCCTGTGGCCATATGCCCGATCTACCTCATCTGCACCCCGGCCGCGATCGGACATCCGCACGGACGCTGGCGAGGCCAGCTCGGGCGTCAATTTCGCGTCGCAGGACTATCTCAGCCTGTCCTCCCATCCCAGGATCAAGGCAGCGGCACGGGACGCGATCGACGCTTACGGCGTCCACAGCGCAGGCTCCGCTGCCCTGCTCGGCAACACTGCCTACTCACTGCAATTGTCGCAAGCCCTTTCGGAATTCGTCGGTGGCCGCGAGGTCGTGCTCTATCCGACTGGATGGGCTGCCGGATATGGCGCCATCCAGGGTTTCGTCCGTGCGGACGATCATGTCGTGATGGATCTTCTGGCGCATTCCTGCCTCCAGGCCGGAGCATCCGCCGCCACCGGGAACGTGCATTACTTCCGGCATCTCGACCAGAATGCGCTGGTCCGCAAGCTGGCGAATATTCGCGCGACGGACACGCAAAACGGCATCCTGGTCGCGACAGAAAGCCTGTTTTCAATGCATTCGGAAACGCCTGATCTCAGGGCGCTTCGGAATATCTGTGATGCCTACGGGGCAAGCCTGCTGGTCGACTGCGCGCATGATTTCGGCTGCATGAGCGAGGATGGCCTTGGCCATATCGGCGCGCAGGAGATGCTCGGCGACATAGACATAGTCATCGGCAGCTTCTCCAAGACCTTTGCCTCCAACGGCGGCTTCGTGGCGGTCAAAACGCGGGCGGCGGCCGAATATCTGAGATATTACAGTGCCCCGCATACCTTCTCCAATGCCCTGTCGCCGGTTCAGGCGGCCACGATCATGGAAGCGCTTGCTATCATCCGGTCGGACGAAGGCAAGGAGCTGCGGCGCAAGCTCCGGGACAACGTAATCCATCTGCGCCAAGCCATGGCACGCTCCGGCCGCGAGGTGCTGGGGGAGCCTTCTCCCATTGTGCCGGTACGCGTCGGCGGCGAAGGCTTGGGACGGCTGGCCTCGAAATACCTCTCCCTATACGGCGGAATTGCCAATCTGGTGGAGTTTCCGGCCGTCCCGTTGGGGCAGTCACGCTTTCGCTTCCAGGTCATGGCGGCCCATTCGGCCGATGACATCGAGACCATGGTCGCTGTCTTCAACCGCGCGATGGACAGTGCGGCGACAGAGCTGGAGCAGATACAGCGCGAAACCGACACCTGCTAACTGGCCGGGTCTGGAGCTGACGACGACACCCCGACCGAAGCCTGACGGCGGACGGCCTGCATTCGACCGCCGGTCGAGCCGGTTGCCTCACTGGCGTGGGGCACCCGGCAGCACGTTCACGCAACCGCGCGTCGTGCCGGGTAGAGCGCATCCACCGCGGTCCCGATATGAGGGGCAAGATCGGCGCGCTGTGCCGCCATGTGCAGGTTGGCGGTCACAAAGCCGGCTGGAACGCCGCAATCGAAGGTGTGGCCGCAGAACTCGAAGGGCCGGATGTTGCGGGTTTCCAGTAGTGTGAGCATGGCGTCGGTGAGCTGGATTTCACCGCCCGCTCCCGGCGCCTGCTGCTCGATGATGGCGAAGATTTCGGGCTGCAGGATGTAGCGTCCTGAAATGAAGAGATTGCTGGGTGCCGTGCCAGGAGCCGGCTTTTCCACGAGCCCGGTCACGACAGGGCCGTCGGCCGTGGGCTTGAGCGAGACGATGCCGAACTTGTGGGCGTCCTCGGGCGCGCATCTCTCCACCGCGACGACATTGTCACGATGGCGTTCATAGAGATCGACCATGGATTTCAGGCATGGCTTGTCGTCGACCATGAGCATGTCGGGCAAAAGCACCGCGAAGGGCTCGTCGCCGATGATGTGGCGGGCGGTCCACACGGCGTGGCCGAGACCCCGCGCCTGCTGCTGCCGCACGAAGGAGATCGTGCCGGCAGCAGGTGTGTCCTGCGCGATCCGGTCGGCCAGAGGCAGCTTGCCGGCATTGCGCAGGCTGACGTCGAGTTCGAAGGCTTGGTCGAAATGGTCCTCGATCGCGCCCTTCATGCGCCCGGTGACGATGACCACATGTTCGATCCCCGAGGCGAAGGCCTCTGCGACGATGTAGTCGAGCAGGGGGCGGTCGACGATCGTCAGCAACTCCTTGGGAATGCTCTTGGTCGCCGGAAGCATGCGCGTTCCGAAACCGGCGGCAGGAATGATGGCTTTGCGGATTTTCTGGTGCATGGCGGTAGCCCTCCTGTTCATGCGACTTTGTGAGCGGAAATAGTCTGGGGGTTGCCGGTGCCGACGGTCTGGCGAGCCATGCCGGCTTCTGTCGGGAAATCGGGCATTTCGCGGCAGGTCATGAAAGCGCGGGCCATCTGCTGCCTATCCCGCCTGCGAGAGCAGGCTGGTCCGGCCGCCGGAGACGCCGCCATGATCGCGACGCAGCAGCTGACGGTAGAGCTCGACATGTTTGCGGGCGCAATCGAGGTGGCTCGTCGGCTGCCTCATCGACGCCCGCAAGCGGTCCCAGGCCTGCGGATCGCTCAACACCTCGGCCATGCGATCGGCGAGATCCTGTGCGCTGCCGGCGCGGAAATACAGCCCGTCCTTTCCGTCGCGCACCTTTTCGGCCATGCCGCCAATGTCGGAGCAGATGAGGGGCCTGCGGTGGTGCAGCGCTTCCTGGATGACCAACGGCGAGTTTTCCCACCAGGTGGACGGCATTGCGACCCAATCCACCGACCGCATCAGGCGCGGCATGTCGGCGTTCTGGTAGGCGCCGTAGAAGCGAACGCGTCGACCCGCATCGTCGATAAGCTTCTTCAGGCGCTCCTGGAACTCGGGCGGCTGGCGCTCGAGATTGCCGCCGAAGATCATCAGGCAGGCGTCGTCGCCCCAGATGTTCTCGGGCACCCGCGAGACCGCGTCGATCAGCACGTCGACGCCCTTGAACGGCGTCAATTGTCCGAAATAGGCGAAGCGGTTCCGGTAGGGGCTATGGGGCGGAAGCTCGCGCGCCGGCACGGCTTCTCCCATGGCGATCCCATTTTCGATGACCGAAAGCTTGTCTGCCTCGATCCCCCATTCGGCGTAACGCTCGGCCAGAAACACGCTGGGGGAAACGAAGGCGTCGGCCAGTTCGAGCATTCCGCGCACGAACCGCTCGCGCTTGAGGAAATTGGAGGCGGGGATTTCGGGAAAGCATCCGTGGCAGGCGATAGGGGATGCTTTTTTGCAGAGTTGGCCGGTCGGCCGTTTAACCATCTGGCCGTGGTTGTGGCAGATCGACAGATATTCGTGGAACGTCACCAGGATGGCAGATCGCGGCAGGGCATCGCGTACTGCGTAGAGCGCTTCCATCCCGAGGCCCAGCACATGATGGAAGTGGACCACATGGGGCCGTGCGTCGCGAACGAAGCGCACGAGGTCGCGCTGCAGAGCCTCGGTATCGCCATTCGAAAGGAAGAAATGGTTGTAGTCGTCGGCATGAAACAGAAGCTCGTCCTCGGTCGGGCCAAGGCTCATGAGCGCCGAAGCACCATGTCGGGGAAGTGGGTGGCCGACGCGGGCCAGATAGACGGACTCTACGTCGGGCAGCGAATTCAGGCCCTGGTGCAGGTTGTGGGACGCGATCTCGGCGCCACCCAACGCAAGTGCCGGATGCCCATGCGAGACGACAAGGACCCGAAGCTGCTCGGTCATGCGCGCGGGCCTTCCGATGGATTTGTGTTGCCGGTTGGCGCAGCCATGCCCCTGATATCGAGGATCTTGCGGTCGATGCTCTGCACGAGAGAGCCCATCTTCGATGTGCCCGCGCTCGACGCTTCGTCGGAACCAAGCATCTGCACCGATGGCAGCCAGTAGCAGGCAAAGCCGGCGCGGCCGAGGCGAAGGCCGAGATCAAACCCCTTGTCCCGCGAGCCGAGATACCCGCCGGCAAATCCGCCGGCCTTCAGAAGAGCCTGGCGCGGCATCACACAGCAGTCCAGCGATGCTGCCGTGACCGGCGTCAGCTTGAACCCGGTCACCGCGCTGATGGGGTAGCCTTCGTAGCGGCGCGCGGGCCAGGTTCCCGCCCAGCGGACAGAATAGTCTTCATAGGCAAGGGTAGGGGAGATGATACTATTCTTGAGCGCTGCCTGGGTGCCGACAAGCTTGCGATACCAGCCGTTGTTGTTCGGGATCAACGACCCTGCAAGCAGGACCATCGTGTCCGACGACAGTGCCCGCGCTCCAGCTTCGAGCAGGTCATAGGCATCGGCTGCCTCCCCGGCCGACACCAGCCTGAGAGAGAGAGCATAGAACGAGGCGAGCTTTCCCATACGGGCCACTTGCCGGTGGAAGCGTTCCGAGGTCATGACCAGCGCAATCGGCGCGCGCTTGGTTTCCGGGTCGATCGCCAGCAAGGCGAGAAGGGGCGCGACGCCATCCTCTTCGCCTTCACCGACGCTGATGACGATCGGCGGACCGGCCGCTGCCTCGAACGGACCGGCATCGACGACGGCCTTGACCGTCGGCGACACCCTTTCGGAGGCGCAGAGAAGGGGAACGATGTGCCGGTCCATGACCTCCGGCAGCGCCCAATCGGACGGGTCGATGGCGCGTATCTGGCGTAGCGCGGCGAGGCGGGCCGCCGTCCGCAGTGGCGCGAGCGGCATGAAAGCGCGGCGGGTGTCGCGCAGTGTCAGTTCCAGGTAGAGCGGCGAAGGCTGGTCACCGTCGGGGAGCTGCGCATGGGCGACGAAGCCATGCCTGTGGCCGCCATCGCCAAATGCGCGGGAGAAGGCCGGATGATCTGTGAAGGCGTCTGTCACATCGCTGCGCTCAAGCCGGCCCCAGCCCTCGTCGAGCCGTGCTTCGCTGGTGTGGCGGCGCAACTTGACGCTCTGGACATGATCGTTGGGGTCAAGCAGCCAGCCGGAGACGAGAAAGCCCGCGCCCTCGACCTGGAAAACGTCGTCCACGCCCATGCGAACCGGAAGCGGCAGGCTCGACACGGTCTCGGTGCCGTCGAAGCTGTTGGCGGCCATGCGCAGGCGCAGCAGGATTTGCGGCGTGCTGTGTGCCCGCAGCACCGCCGCGCGGGCGTGGCCGGCCGTTTCCAGCGGCCCGGCAATCAGCTTGCGGTCGTGGACGGCCAGATGGCGCCAGCCGTGGCGGCCGCGCCAGACGAGGCCCTGGATGCCGCCGGGACTGATCGCCCCATCCATATCGAGAAGTCCGGCGAAGGCCGAGGCACCCTGCGGAATGTCCTGCCGCGCATAGGCGGCAAGGGCGCATTCCGCGACCGCGGGCCTGTCGCCGTCGACCACCACCCGGCCCATGCCAGGCATGACGTCGTTGGCCCAGCCTTGCAGGAAAATCTCTCCGTCCTGGCCTTCGCCAAGCAACTCGATGAAGCCGCAGCTCCCATGTGCGGCCTTGATCAGGGTGACGGCCGCCGACAGTCTGTTAGGGTCGGATGGCAAAGCGATGAGCAAATCCGCCAGGGCGTCGATGGTGGCGGCCAACTGATTGCCGCAAAGCTCGGCCAGCAGCGTCGCGGCTTCGTTGATCGAGACCGTTCGAGGCATGAAGACATAGCGCCTGGGTGCGCCTTCCCGCTCGAACTGTACGGTCGCGAATGTGCGATCAGCGCTGCCCGTGGACAGCAGGGCCGCGAAGCCGTGCGTGGCGCTCGGCGACGGCGTCGCCAATCGCCAGCTGATGATAGCGCAAGGTGAGACCGCGATGGGATCGTCATTGAGTGTGGCCAGTGCCGCGTCGGGTATCGCGCCGCCCGTGCCGATCACGAGCAGGACGGAGCTGCCGATCGGGCAACCCGTCACTCTTCCGGCCCTGGGGAGCCTGCCGGCGGGCCGGGACGTGGCGGTCAGAGATGGGGGAGGTCCATTGTCCACGGCCAGCATCGTGCCTCAGCCCCGTGCCATCAGCGCCATGGCGGCGCCCGCTGCAAAACCCACCAGCACGAAAAGCAGCAGCAGCAACGGCTTCAGGTCCCCGTTGGATCGCTTCTGCAGTCCGCCAAGGGTCTTCTCCATCCGGGCCACCACGCCGTCGAGTCGCATCAGGTGGACGTCGAGATCGCTCAGTCGCTGCGTGATTTCGGTGCGCAAGCTGGTGACGGCGGTGCTGATATCGGCAAGACCGACGGCCTCAGCCTCGCCGGTGTCGTCGACCTGCTGCGTGCGCAGGAAGGAACGCTGGGAGACCTGCAACTGCCGTTGTGCCGCCATCAGGACGTCCAGCCTGTCGAGCACCTTGGTGAGCGGTGCGGCGATCAGGGCTCCGGCGGCCTGCTCGTCGGGGCGGGGGACGCGCAGCGCCTGCTCGTTGCCTGTGCCGCTCACTGCCATGACGACGAGGTCGGAAGCTCGCGAGGCCGCCGGCTCCGGCAGCATGATTTCGAAGGCATGCTTGCCGTCGCCGATGCCGTTGCGCCGGAGATCGGGACGCTCGCGGTCGGCGACCGCTTCGGCAATCGTCTTGCCATCAAGCGTCGCTCGGATCGCCAGCCGCTTGTTCGGCTCGGCGGGATCGAAGGCCCAGCCGAAGACGCAGCCCTGATCTATGGCGTCGACGCGGCCATTCACCGGCTTGGTGTTGTTCTGCTCGGCCATAGCGCTTGGTTTCTCGGCACCAACGGGCATTCAACTGTTCCTCATGCTGCTTGGACACGCGCCGGCTTGATCGCCTCGATCAGCTCGAGGTAGCGCCGGGCGGTCGTATCGATGTCGTCGGGTTGGCGTGCGTTCCCCGAAAGCCTGTGCCGCAGCTCAGGCGCCTCGGCGATGCGGCGCATGGCGCCAGCGAGCGCGCGTGGATCGTTGGGCGAAACCCCCAGGCCGTTGACCCCGTCTTCGACCAGCTCGGCCATGCCGCCGATGTTGCTGGCGATGACCGGTCGCCCTTGTGCCTGGGCTTCCTGGATTACCAGCGGCGCATTCTCCCACCAGATCGACGGCACGACCGTGCAATCGACGGCGGCAACGAGTTCGGCGACGTCCTCCCGCCGATAGGGGCCGCGCCGTTGCACAGTCGGTGCCGTCTCGCTGAAAAGGCGGTCGACCTCCGAGACAAAGACTTCGCTCTGAAACGGGACGCCGCCATGGACGCGCAGTTCGAATTCGAGGCCTTCTTCGATCAGCAGTCGGGCCGCCTCGAGCAGGACCGTCGTTCCCTTCCAGGGATTGAGATTGCCGAAATATCCAAATACCGTCGGACGTCCGGCGCGATCTGGCGTGGCTATTGGCTTGGGTCGGACCGGCAGGCCGTTGGGGATCACGCTTATGGCGTCCTCGGCAAGCTCCCAGTTGACGTAGCGCTGCCGCAGGAAGCGGCTTGGCGCGACGAAGTGGTCGACCGTGCTCAGCAGCGCCTTAAGATGGCGTTCCCGCAACGCAAACCGATCGAGCGGAATGTCCTTGAAGCAGGCGTGGCATCGGTCCGGGCTAGCGGTGTGGCAGAGCTCCTTGCCGCTGGTCCGGACCATCAGGCCGTCGTGGTGGCAGATCGGATAGTAGTCGTGCAGCGTCATGACAATGCGGCAGTCCGGCAGCGTCCGGCGGACGATGTGTGGAAACTCGGCGCCGATCAGCAGCAGGTGATGGATATGCACCACATCCGGCCGAAAGTCGGACAGCAGTTCCACCAGGTCCGGAACGACGCCGTAGAGGTCGACCTGGCTCATGTAGAAGCGGTCGAAATGGCCCGACCACAGCAGCACTTCGTCGGCCGCGTCGCCGAGCCCCTGGAAGCTCGTGCCGGGCCGGATCTGGCGATGAACCTGGTTCGTTGCCCCGAGGAAAAGCGCCTCGTGACCGGCTCGCTGGTAGGCGCGGAAAAGGTCGTGCGCGAAGATCTCGGTGCCGCCGGGATGGAGGGCCGGATGGTTGTGCGCCGCTACAAGGATGCGCATGCTTACCGCTGGGCTCCGCGGCATTCGGCGACATAGAGGTCCTGGTAGTGGTCGGCGTCCTGACCGCGCCAGTGGCCGAGGGATTTCAGGCTGACGACAAGCCCGGCCTTCTCCAGCGCCTGGTCCAGGAAGCCGTCGTCGAACCCGACGGCTGCAAGCGGCGGCATTTCGGGAACGTGCCAGCAGGGTCCATCGCCGTCGCGCACGAAGCCGAGCCTGGGATCGCGCCTGCCGGACGCGTTTGCCGCAGCGATTTCGTCGACGACGAAGGCGGTCATGAACAAGCGTCCGCCCGGCTTGAGCATCCTGGCGACCTCTCTCAGGTAGACGAGAACTTCGTCTGGCGGCAGGTGCGTGACGACCGATGTCATGATCACGAAATCGAACTGCCGCTCGGGATAAGGAAGCTTCAGCGCC
This genomic window contains:
- a CDS encoding outer membrane beta-barrel protein gives rise to the protein MLSANVGEAADLVGQPAVDWNGAYVGISAGYGWLRDVDRQFTPPLRSSGDGVVFGAQVGYLHQFGAFVLGGEAEYTRLDINFEGFPIDVEGAFATKARAGFAFDRLLLTGHAGATYITTNIGLEDWGWVAGLGADYLLSDNIVAGVSWDHMQFNRFDGTLIDGQLDLVKTRLSFKF
- a CDS encoding glycosyltransferase family 4 protein, with protein sequence MRILVAAHNHPALHPGGTEIFAHDLFRAYQRAGHEALFLGATNQVHRQIRPGTSFQGLGDAADEVLLWSGHFDRFYMSQVDLYGVVPDLVELLSDFRPDVVHIHHLLLIGAEFPHIVRRTLPDCRIVMTLHDYYPICHHDGLMVRTSGKELCHTASPDRCHACFKDIPLDRFALRERHLKALLSTVDHFVAPSRFLRQRYVNWELAEDAISVIPNGLPVRPKPIATPDRAGRPTVFGYFGNLNPWKGTTVLLEAARLLIEEGLEFELRVHGGVPFQSEVFVSEVDRLFSETAPTVQRRGPYRREDVAELVAAVDCTVVPSIWWENAPLVIQEAQAQGRPVIASNIGGMAELVEDGVNGLGVSPNDPRALAGAMRRIAEAPELRHRLSGNARQPDDIDTTARRYLELIEAIKPARVQAA
- a CDS encoding pyridoxal phosphate-dependent aminotransferase family protein; the encoded protein is MARAENFFSWQDLRRQHGLWPYARSTSSAPRPRSDIRTDAGEASSGVNFASQDYLSLSSHPRIKAAARDAIDAYGVHSAGSAALLGNTAYSLQLSQALSEFVGGREVVLYPTGWAAGYGAIQGFVRADDHVVMDLLAHSCLQAGASAATGNVHYFRHLDQNALVRKLANIRATDTQNGILVATESLFSMHSETPDLRALRNICDAYGASLLVDCAHDFGCMSEDGLGHIGAQEMLGDIDIVIGSFSKTFASNGGFVAVKTRAAAEYLRYYSAPHTFSNALSPVQAATIMEALAIIRSDEGKELRRKLRDNVIHLRQAMARSGREVLGEPSPIVPVRVGGEGLGRLASKYLSLYGGIANLVEFPAVPLGQSRFRFQVMAAHSADDIETMVAVFNRAMDSAATELEQIQRETDTC
- a CDS encoding DUF2249 domain-containing protein codes for the protein MATAETGTIPVVDVRTIPRMERHPRIFAIVDALAPGAMFELASDHDPRPLHYQLEMAFPEQLTWEYLEQGPEVWRVEIGRKDGSGCDCCCGSGR
- a CDS encoding UTP--glucose-1-phosphate uridylyltransferase, translated to MHQKIRKAIIPAAGFGTRMLPATKSIPKELLTIVDRPLLDYIVAEAFASGIEHVVIVTGRMKGAIEDHFDQAFELDVSLRNAGKLPLADRIAQDTPAAGTISFVRQQQARGLGHAVWTARHIIGDEPFAVLLPDMLMVDDKPCLKSMVDLYERHRDNVVAVERCAPEDAHKFGIVSLKPTADGPVVTGLVEKPAPGTAPSNLFISGRYILQPEIFAIIEQQAPGAGGEIQLTDAMLTLLETRNIRPFEFCGHTFDCGVPAGFVTANLHMAAQRADLAPHIGTAVDALYPARRAVA
- the hemN gene encoding oxygen-independent coproporphyrinogen III oxidase, whose protein sequence is MSESILEKYGEARLPRYTSYPTAPRFSPAIASGSYGDWLEQLPANDPVSLYLHIPFCRSMCWYCGCHTTITRQDRPILDYLTVLRDEIRIVARRIPHHLPAGEVHFGGGTPTIISPVEFLSLMDLLRDCYGFSDRTRVAIEIDPRRLSPEMARTLGEAGVTRASLGVQSFDPVVQKAINRIQTQRQTADATDNLRRSGVGSINFDLIYGLPHQTVQSCIDTAKAAIAMLPDRFAVFGYAHIPSFKKHQRMIDEAALPDSAARNAQSEAIAATLAAAGYRQIGLDHFALPDDDLVKVQGAGRLRRNFQGYTTDNCETLIGFGASAIGRMKDGYVQNEVAPGLYAQHIVSGQLATAKGYRLTGEDALRAEIIERLMCDFRANVGAICRTHGVDPSELLAGNGRLKELAEDRVATIADGVVHVSLEHRFVVRAVAAAFDAYFDQSMRTHSKAA
- a CDS encoding membrane protein, which encodes MPVGAEKPSAMAEQNNTKPVNGRVDAIDQGCVFGWAFDPAEPNKRLAIRATLDGKTIAEAVADRERPDLRRNGIGDGKHAFEIMLPEPAASRASDLVVMAVSGTGNEQALRVPRPDEQAAGALIAAPLTKVLDRLDVLMAAQRQLQVSQRSFLRTQQVDDTGEAEAVGLADISTAVTSLRTEITQRLSDLDVHLMRLDGVVARMEKTLGGLQKRSNGDLKPLLLLLFVLVGFAAGAAMALMARG
- a CDS encoding glycosyltransferase family 4 protein, with amino-acid sequence MTEQLRVLVVSHGHPALALGGAEIASHNLHQGLNSLPDVESVYLARVGHPLPRHGASALMSLGPTEDELLFHADDYNHFFLSNGDTEALQRDLVRFVRDARPHVVHFHHVLGLGMEALYAVRDALPRSAILVTFHEYLSICHNHGQMVKRPTGQLCKKASPIACHGCFPEIPASNFLKRERFVRGMLELADAFVSPSVFLAERYAEWGIEADKLSVIENGIAMGEAVPARELPPHSPYRNRFAYFGQLTPFKGVDVLIDAVSRVPENIWGDDACLMIFGGNLERQPPEFQERLKKLIDDAGRRVRFYGAYQNADMPRLMRSVDWVAMPSTWWENSPLVIQEALHHRRPLICSDIGGMAEKVRDGKDGLYFRAGSAQDLADRMAEVLSDPQAWDRLRASMRQPTSHLDCARKHVELYRQLLRRDHGGVSGGRTSLLSQAG